A region from the Algoriphagus machipongonensis genome encodes:
- a CDS encoding FRG domain-containing protein, whose protein sequence is MNQLKELPIELRLQHEPEINPLGKIIRGVKPIDEITHWVYDFEENCDGFFECFNDPFSELNETSYANIGAKYIFRGHRDFNWKLIPTAFRDLNSNKENNSLNVIKSGNGHFLPELIDFINFIRGLNSLGYKIEDDSFKLINSTLIDDNFKAFELIKDFPKPEQLKELALAQHYGVHTRLLDFTFNPNKAIFFATEKIKHPNKEDNSKIGIWAIPERLIEICQEDFYLKRIFVEGFQNNNMVAQQGLFINYFKGRSIDENLFNKEGKIKSLDKYLFDCKKNADNERLINEKIGKPSLFTLSHRVAWQVLKRLEILNINWMTIQPDLDGIKKEVERKKINH, encoded by the coding sequence ATGAATCAATTAAAAGAATTACCTATAGAATTAAGACTTCAGCACGAACCTGAAATAAATCCCTTAGGAAAAATAATTCGAGGTGTAAAACCGATTGATGAAATTACTCATTGGGTTTATGACTTCGAAGAAAACTGTGATGGTTTTTTTGAATGTTTTAACGACCCTTTCTCTGAATTAAATGAGACAAGCTATGCTAATATTGGTGCAAAATACATATTTAGAGGACATCGAGACTTTAACTGGAAATTAATCCCAACTGCATTCCGAGATTTAAATTCCAACAAAGAAAACAATAGTTTAAATGTGATAAAATCAGGAAATGGTCATTTTTTGCCTGAATTAATTGACTTTATAAATTTCATTAGAGGTTTAAATAGTTTGGGGTACAAAATCGAAGATGACTCTTTTAAATTAATTAACTCAACTTTAATTGATGATAATTTTAAAGCATTTGAGCTTATAAAAGATTTTCCAAAACCAGAACAATTAAAAGAATTAGCTTTAGCTCAACATTATGGTGTTCATACGAGATTATTAGATTTTACTTTTAATCCCAATAAGGCAATATTTTTTGCAACTGAGAAAATAAAACATCCAAACAAAGAAGATAATTCTAAAATTGGAATTTGGGCAATTCCAGAAAGATTAATTGAAATATGTCAAGAAGACTTTTATTTAAAAAGAATATTCGTTGAAGGATTTCAGAATAATAATATGGTAGCACAACAAGGACTGTTTATTAATTATTTTAAAGGTCGTTCAATTGACGAAAATCTTTTTAATAAAGAAGGCAAAATAAAATCGTTAGATAAATATTTATTTGATTGTAAAAAGAATGCTGATAACGAGCGATTAATAAATGAAAAAATTGGAAAACCAAGTTTATTTACTCTATCACATAGAGTTGCTTGGCAAGTTTTAAAAAGACTTGAAATATTAAACATTAACTGGATGACAATTCAACCAGACTTAGATGGAATAAAAAAAGAAGTTGAAAGAAAAAAAATAAATCACTAA
- a CDS encoding polyketide cyclase, with protein MKREFVLSIIISLIFLSLGFALLHFELIGYGLSFFVFLPFALGYILGKSTFKSISLWGLIISLAIFFILLLAGELEGMVCILLAMPLILIAIGLGAFVKYLIKKNRNKDNQDNLIKSSILPLFLFLTFAFIETELTKNEEFIIEVKSEIVLPYSPIQVYETIKSVDTLDAEKPFLMKLDLPIPQKCVLEEEKVGGIRICYFEGGKIVEKITELERGKLLKMDVIDYQLTGRKWLGFKEAIYLFDELEKGQTKMTRITTYTSELYPRFYWKPLEKIGIEQEHEYVFRNLKKDLKNNYGG; from the coding sequence ATGAAAAGAGAATTCGTCCTATCAATAATAATTAGTCTTATATTTTTATCATTAGGCTTCGCATTGTTGCATTTCGAACTTATTGGATATGGACTTTCATTTTTTGTGTTTTTACCTTTTGCACTTGGGTATATATTGGGAAAATCAACCTTCAAGTCAATCAGCCTTTGGGGGCTGATTATTTCCCTTGCCATTTTTTTTATTCTACTCTTAGCTGGAGAGCTTGAAGGTATGGTATGTATCTTATTGGCTATGCCGTTAATATTGATTGCAATTGGACTTGGAGCATTTGTGAAATACTTGATTAAGAAGAACCGAAACAAGGATAACCAAGACAACTTAATTAAAAGCTCAATTTTACCCCTCTTCCTCTTTCTGACATTTGCATTTATTGAAACTGAACTGACAAAAAATGAGGAATTTATCATAGAGGTCAAATCAGAGATAGTTCTTCCTTATTCTCCCATTCAAGTTTATGAGACCATCAAGTCTGTTGACACACTTGATGCGGAAAAACCTTTCTTAATGAAACTTGACTTGCCAATACCTCAAAAGTGTGTGCTAGAAGAAGAGAAGGTTGGCGGAATAAGGATATGCTATTTTGAAGGTGGGAAGATAGTTGAAAAGATAACTGAGCTGGAAAGAGGCAAACTATTGAAAATGGATGTAATCGACTATCAATTGACTGGAAGAAAATGGCTGGGTTTTAAAGAGGCAATCTATCTTTTTGACGAATTAGAAAAGGGACAGACTAAAATGACAAGAATTACAACATATACCTCTGAGCTTTATCCAAGATTTTATTGGAAACCCTTAGAAAAAATCGGGATTGAACAAGAGCACGAATATGTCTTTAGAAACTTGAAAAAAGATTTAAAGAATAATTACGGTGGGTAA
- a CDS encoding DUF2200 domain-containing protein, translated as MKTTAEHNERIAKMTFASVYPHYVTKVEKKGRTKEELHQVIEWLTGFDEKKLQEMITAKLTFFAFFAEANLNQNANLITGLICGYRVEEIENPLTQQVRYLDKLVDELAKGKKMEKILRSS; from the coding sequence ATGAAAACTACGGCTGAACACAATGAGCGAATAGCGAAAATGACATTTGCATCAGTGTATCCTCATTATGTAACCAAAGTTGAGAAGAAGGGCAGGACCAAAGAAGAATTACATCAAGTGATCGAATGGTTGACTGGCTTTGATGAGAAAAAATTACAAGAAATGATCACAGCGAAATTGACGTTTTTCGCCTTTTTTGCTGAAGCAAATCTCAATCAAAATGCAAACCTGATTACCGGTTTGATTTGTGGGTATCGTGTGGAGGAAATTGAAAATCCTTTGACTCAGCAGGTAAGGTATTTGGATAAGTTGGTCGACGAACTGGCCAAAGGAAAGAAAATGGAGAAAATACTGAGGTCAAGCTAG
- a CDS encoding MepB family protein: protein MNKIEALNESLDRVKTEIYNELSFKISELKNEGEGKEYDACQFKLNRLKIICRSSKITPKKSGQFVTFWKRNLLGITEPFSESDSFDFYLINVTSGERFGQFVFPKSELIKKGIVTSERKEGKRGFRVYPPWDNTQNKQAERTQKWQLSYFFEIGKMTDLEKVKRLYLNTK, encoded by the coding sequence ATGAATAAGATTGAAGCTTTGAATGAAAGCCTAGACCGGGTAAAAACAGAAATATACAATGAGTTATCTTTCAAAATTTCAGAACTGAAGAACGAAGGGGAGGGGAAAGAATATGATGCCTGTCAATTTAAATTGAATAGACTGAAGATAATCTGTAGGAGTTCTAAAATAACACCCAAAAAATCAGGGCAGTTTGTGACTTTTTGGAAGCGAAATCTTCTTGGAATAACTGAGCCTTTTTCAGAATCTGACTCATTTGATTTTTACCTAATCAATGTCACATCAGGAGAACGTTTCGGTCAATTTGTATTCCCAAAATCCGAATTGATAAAGAAGGGAATTGTTACCTCAGAAAGAAAAGAAGGGAAGAGAGGTTTTCGGGTTTATCCACCTTGGGACAATACTCAAAATAAACAAGCGGAAAGAACTCAAAAATGGCAATTGTCTTACTTTTTCGAGATTGGAAAAATGACCGATTTGGAGAAAGTAAAACGCCTGTATTTGAATACAAAGTAG
- a CDS encoding winged helix-turn-helix domain-containing protein, whose product MDLLQKLLSQKRNYLLGSVLLIIISLASVGFNMVGNDDFDLARQEVLLRKIGHEILLQSGDSTSRVLPIEKIAENEYQISFENELTFQADSLVNTIQRLLAESPFPRDYVVSVVNPAEASVIFGYAISKNKKDDIKACLGRVQPLGNYTINIQFKPAAISFSKNEFLIGSLMALAFFGFIFLKSVKPRKSTSDNGNKDLLSLGSSSFDVESQKLLINGETIELTKTETRVLHIFALSPNEVIERSRLQKEIWEDEGVIVGRSLDMFISKLRKKLKPDPNIKIAVKRGKGYKLEIA is encoded by the coding sequence ATGGATCTCTTGCAAAAACTCCTCTCCCAAAAACGTAACTACCTGTTGGGATCTGTTTTACTGATTATTATCTCTTTGGCGAGCGTGGGGTTTAACATGGTGGGCAATGATGACTTTGATCTTGCTAGGCAAGAAGTTTTGCTTCGAAAAATCGGGCATGAAATACTCTTGCAATCAGGCGATAGTACCTCACGGGTGCTTCCAATAGAAAAGATCGCCGAAAATGAATATCAGATCAGTTTTGAGAATGAGCTTACTTTCCAAGCCGATTCCCTTGTAAACACGATCCAACGATTGTTAGCCGAAAGCCCCTTTCCGCGTGATTATGTGGTAAGCGTGGTAAACCCTGCCGAGGCCAGTGTAATTTTTGGATATGCTATTTCCAAAAACAAGAAAGATGACATTAAAGCTTGCTTAGGTAGAGTCCAACCACTTGGAAACTACACGATCAACATTCAATTTAAACCAGCAGCTATTTCTTTCTCAAAAAATGAGTTCCTAATTGGTTCTCTTATGGCATTAGCATTTTTCGGATTTATTTTTTTGAAATCTGTCAAGCCGAGAAAGTCAACTTCCGACAATGGAAATAAGGATTTGCTCAGTTTGGGATCCTCTTCTTTCGATGTAGAGTCCCAAAAACTTCTGATTAATGGAGAGACCATTGAGCTGACTAAAACTGAAACTCGTGTATTGCATATTTTTGCTTTGTCTCCTAACGAAGTAATAGAGCGAAGCCGGCTACAAAAAGAGATATGGGAAGATGAAGGTGTGATCGTGGGCCGAAGTCTTGATATGTTTATTTCAAAACTCAGAAAAAAATTGAAACCAGACCCTAATATCAAGATTGCTGTTAAACGGGGAAAAGGGTATAAACTTGAAATTGCTTAA
- a CDS encoding Yip1 family protein, which produces MDLYKSIWLKPRATFEELADREKQPLLVLPIIAIGLIFGLDAYPDITSIFDEGERVWAFFLALPSGIGLSFLMLGLIIPGLIKLFGKIWKGKSTLRKMVNVCSLSLFPLCLVLIYQISIFVFGLEPSFENLNYGVIYLLWLWSFGLLIIGVAKIQRFKYGLALLNILVSYLPILIFGLLRN; this is translated from the coding sequence ATGGATTTATACAAAAGCATTTGGCTTAAACCTAGAGCTACTTTTGAAGAATTAGCAGATAGAGAAAAGCAACCATTATTGGTTTTACCAATTATAGCAATCGGTTTAATTTTCGGGCTGGATGCATATCCAGATATAACCTCTATTTTTGATGAAGGAGAAAGAGTTTGGGCTTTCTTTCTAGCATTGCCTTCAGGTATTGGATTATCTTTCTTGATGCTTGGCTTAATTATCCCCGGACTTATTAAGTTATTTGGAAAGATTTGGAAAGGAAAATCCACCCTAAGAAAAATGGTAAATGTTTGCTCCCTTTCGTTATTCCCATTATGTCTCGTCCTAATTTATCAAATTTCAATTTTTGTGTTCGGACTTGAACCAAGTTTTGAAAATCTTAATTACGGGGTCATTTATTTGCTATGGCTTTGGTCTTTTGGTCTATTGATTATCGGAGTAGCTAAAATTCAAAGATTTAAGTATGGCTTAGCTTTGTTGAATATTCTAGTAAGTTATTTACCGATTTTAATTTTTGGATTGTTAAGAAATTGA
- a CDS encoding ligand-binding sensor domain-containing protein — protein MIKYVSALTLFLTLVLFASCGPSKTKDAQENSDPVAISSEIKVQTTSQGPKAITRTILQDKNGDIWIATFEGVYRYDNEQKNFINLTSEVSSARFFSILEDSKGAIWLGSIGSGVYYYDGEGFQNFTTEDGLLNNEVTSIYEDKSGNIWLGVNGGLSRFDPSAVLRKSGKVQAIGESILQNFIIEEDSIREDHTGKIIPDFSRPPNEVTSIVEDKTGNLWVATRGNTFIYDREKFTPVTYHGKPFKNVRSLLKDSKGNIWLGGNDGLWRYEPSASLSAGSGTFTNFSQNFVGYMIEDSKGDIWMGSEGDKGWILSRYEGLSLSQDKIKVAEINPIKGKMLFGMMEANDGSMWVGSLDGVYRFDPNVPVEKENTNQ, from the coding sequence ATGATAAAATACGTTTCCGCTCTCACTTTATTCTTGACGCTTGTTCTGTTCGCTTCTTGTGGACCAAGCAAAACCAAAGATGCACAAGAGAATTCTGATCCTGTGGCAATAAGCTCTGAAATTAAAGTCCAAACTACCTCTCAAGGACCTAAAGCGATCACTCGTACGATTCTTCAAGATAAAAATGGTGATATATGGATTGCTACTTTTGAGGGTGTTTATCGATACGATAACGAACAGAAAAATTTCATCAATTTGACCAGCGAAGTGAGTTCGGCTCGCTTCTTTTCTATTTTGGAAGATAGCAAGGGTGCTATTTGGCTGGGCTCCATTGGGTCTGGTGTTTATTATTATGATGGAGAAGGCTTTCAAAATTTTACAACCGAAGACGGACTTTTGAATAATGAAGTCACGAGTATTTACGAAGACAAATCCGGCAATATTTGGCTCGGTGTCAATGGAGGATTAAGCCGTTTTGACCCTTCGGCAGTACTCAGGAAAAGTGGAAAAGTCCAAGCTATTGGAGAATCAATCCTTCAAAATTTTATAATTGAAGAAGACTCAATCAGGGAAGATCATACAGGGAAAATCATTCCTGATTTTTCACGTCCTCCAAATGAAGTGACTTCTATTGTTGAAGACAAAACAGGTAATCTTTGGGTTGCCACTAGGGGTAATACCTTTATTTATGATAGGGAAAAATTCACCCCTGTTACTTACCATGGTAAACCTTTCAAGAATGTTCGATCACTTCTTAAGGATTCAAAAGGAAATATTTGGCTCGGTGGCAATGATGGTCTTTGGCGCTATGAACCTTCGGCTTCGCTCAGTGCAGGTAGCGGTACATTTACTAATTTCTCACAGAATTTTGTGGGTTATATGATTGAAGATAGTAAAGGAGACATTTGGATGGGTTCAGAAGGAGACAAAGGCTGGATACTTTCCCGCTATGAAGGACTTTCATTGTCTCAGGACAAGATTAAGGTGGCCGAAATAAATCCAATTAAAGGAAAGATGCTTTTTGGGATGATGGAAGCCAATGACGGAAGTATGTGGGTTGGATCTTTAGATGGGGTATATCGTTTTGATCCCAACGTTCCTGTCGAAAAGGAAAATACCAACCAATAA
- a CDS encoding nuclear transport factor 2 family protein: MKFLLTVLIISITGLPCLSQQSGELYDEIAKMDSIYFSAQNACDLEKYASYLSEDFEFFHDKGGFTASKDDEMKGMAVFCGKEQRTRQPLRRELIDGSLKVYPMDNYGALEFCNHVFYLQLKNGTEKVVGSGKMTALWKQINDEWKLTRIISYDHQPLAEVDLSDETLSKYVGDYVLPDRIVNIKTEGKLLRVTDINDGKPGWTKELFPEAENMFYLNFENVVYEFLKKGSNVTTLNIYENGKLIEEAQRRK; this comes from the coding sequence ATGAAATTTCTGTTAACTGTACTCATAATTTCAATAACGGGACTACCATGTCTTTCTCAACAATCCGGTGAACTCTATGATGAAATAGCCAAAATGGATAGTATATACTTTTCAGCTCAGAATGCTTGCGACTTGGAAAAGTATGCATCCTATTTGTCAGAAGACTTTGAGTTCTTCCATGATAAAGGTGGATTTACAGCTTCAAAAGATGATGAAATGAAGGGTATGGCTGTTTTTTGTGGTAAAGAACAGCGAACAAGACAACCGCTAAGAAGAGAATTAATTGATGGATCTCTCAAAGTTTATCCGATGGACAACTATGGTGCATTGGAGTTTTGTAACCATGTCTTCTATTTGCAGCTTAAGAATGGAACAGAAAAAGTGGTGGGTTCTGGAAAAATGACTGCTCTCTGGAAACAGATAAATGATGAGTGGAAACTTACTCGAATTATCAGTTATGATCATCAACCACTTGCTGAGGTCGATTTGTCAGATGAGACACTAAGCAAATACGTGGGTGATTACGTGCTACCTGACAGAATCGTCAACATCAAAACCGAAGGTAAACTTTTAAGGGTCACTGATATCAATGACGGTAAGCCAGGATGGACAAAAGAATTGTTTCCAGAAGCTGAGAATATGTTTTATCTGAACTTCGAAAATGTTGTATATGAATTTCTAAAAAAAGGCTCAAATGTAACTACCCTTAACATCTATGAAAACGGGAAGCTTATTGAGGAAGCTCAACGAAGAAAATAG
- a CDS encoding xanthine dehydrogenase family protein molybdopterin-binding subunit, with protein sequence MIELPKTSRRKFLRKIGYISVGFPLLSSCFAEQEQKMASRVDFEGDFPGNLRDASQVNAWLQVLEDGSVLIYSGKVELGQGIRMAVCQVAAEELDLELEQVEVHLAETEVTPDEGFTSGSGSIPGSAMAVRYAAATARQKLLELASNKLNTGVENLIFYGGKVKTKTGNKSLNFAEILDGAQIDMEVSKPVSIKDYAEYRYVGKSVPRKDIPKMVRGEEVYIQDLRFPGMVHARVLRPPSYQAQLDSLNTSGLNAAVSGVLKTHVSGSFVGVITEREFQAVKAVAYLRQNSEWTSETNLPAEEQLFDHLKSIAEPSREIRNKGDVLSASEGKNLFKAKYTKPYIMHGSIGPACGIALYDGKKLTVWSHSQGIYPMRRAMSAMLNMDENDIHVISAPGAGCFGHSTADDAAADAAILALAYPGKHVRVQWSRQDEHTWEPYGTAMIMEMEASLDDQGRISTWKSDIWTDSHSLRPDRDPATLIDARYLENPVQLKGRGYLGGGHRNADPYYSFPNMQVNAHFFDGPLRISSLRSLGSYSNIFAIESFMDELAEKAGIDPFEFRIKQLDDPRAIAVIQKLQQMCSSENMGDGEGVGMAFSRYKNNTAYAAVAAKIKVDKNEGTIELQKLWGVGDVGQIINLDGIKNQYEGGMIQAASWTLLEQVSFEKDKISSKNWSNYPIFRFIDVPQVEVAMIDRPEEKAEGGGEVSMPPTGAAIANAVYQASGKRVKNLPITAEKILS encoded by the coding sequence ATGATTGAGCTACCCAAAACCTCCAGAAGAAAGTTTCTTAGAAAGATCGGATATATCAGCGTGGGATTCCCTTTACTCAGCTCCTGTTTTGCTGAGCAGGAACAAAAAATGGCTTCCAGAGTGGATTTCGAAGGTGATTTTCCTGGAAATCTAAGAGATGCCTCTCAGGTTAATGCTTGGCTTCAGGTACTTGAAGATGGCTCTGTGCTTATTTATTCTGGCAAGGTAGAGCTAGGTCAGGGGATTCGAATGGCAGTCTGCCAAGTAGCTGCGGAAGAATTGGATTTGGAACTTGAACAGGTGGAAGTTCACCTAGCTGAAACAGAAGTAACCCCTGATGAAGGATTTACTTCAGGAAGTGGCTCGATCCCGGGTAGTGCTATGGCCGTAAGGTATGCCGCTGCCACTGCCAGACAAAAACTTTTGGAACTGGCCAGTAATAAGCTAAATACAGGTGTAGAAAATTTGATTTTCTATGGAGGAAAAGTGAAAACCAAAACAGGAAACAAGAGCTTAAACTTTGCAGAAATTTTAGATGGAGCACAGATTGACATGGAAGTCAGCAAACCTGTCTCAATTAAAGACTATGCTGAATATCGCTATGTAGGCAAATCCGTTCCAAGAAAGGATATTCCAAAAATGGTTCGGGGAGAAGAAGTTTATATTCAAGATCTTCGATTTCCGGGAATGGTTCATGCAAGAGTATTGCGCCCCCCAAGCTATCAAGCCCAGCTAGACAGTTTAAACACATCAGGTCTAAATGCTGCCGTTTCAGGCGTTTTAAAGACCCATGTGAGTGGAAGTTTTGTTGGGGTAATTACAGAAAGAGAGTTTCAGGCTGTAAAAGCTGTAGCGTATTTAAGGCAGAATTCTGAATGGACTTCAGAAACCAACCTACCAGCCGAAGAGCAACTTTTTGATCATTTAAAATCTATCGCTGAGCCTTCCAGAGAAATCCGAAATAAAGGAGATGTTCTTTCCGCTTCGGAAGGCAAAAATCTATTTAAAGCAAAATACACCAAGCCCTACATCATGCATGGCTCCATTGGCCCTGCTTGTGGCATTGCTCTCTATGATGGGAAGAAATTGACTGTTTGGTCACATAGTCAAGGAATTTATCCAATGAGGAGGGCGATGTCTGCCATGCTCAATATGGATGAAAATGATATTCATGTGATTTCAGCACCCGGAGCTGGATGTTTTGGGCATAGCACTGCTGATGATGCTGCTGCCGATGCAGCAATTCTGGCTTTGGCATATCCAGGAAAACATGTGAGAGTTCAATGGTCCCGACAAGACGAACATACCTGGGAGCCTTATGGCACTGCAATGATCATGGAAATGGAGGCGAGTTTGGATGATCAAGGGAGAATCAGCACTTGGAAATCAGATATTTGGACTGACTCACATAGCTTGCGTCCCGATAGAGATCCTGCCACACTTATAGATGCTAGGTACCTAGAAAACCCTGTTCAACTGAAAGGAAGAGGTTATTTGGGCGGAGGACATAGAAACGCTGATCCCTATTACTCTTTCCCTAACATGCAGGTAAATGCCCATTTTTTTGATGGTCCATTACGTATTTCCTCATTGCGAAGCTTAGGGTCCTATTCTAATATTTTTGCTATTGAGTCATTTATGGATGAACTGGCAGAAAAAGCAGGTATAGATCCATTTGAATTCAGAATAAAGCAACTAGACGATCCAAGAGCCATCGCTGTAATCCAGAAGCTTCAGCAGATGTGTAGCTCGGAAAATATGGGTGATGGAGAAGGTGTAGGAATGGCCTTTTCCCGGTACAAAAATAATACTGCCTATGCAGCTGTTGCCGCTAAAATTAAGGTAGATAAAAATGAAGGGACAATCGAACTTCAAAAATTGTGGGGAGTAGGTGATGTAGGTCAAATCATCAACTTAGACGGAATTAAAAACCAATATGAAGGCGGAATGATCCAGGCTGCCAGCTGGACGCTGCTTGAGCAAGTAAGTTTTGAGAAAGATAAAATAAGCAGTAAAAATTGGTCTAATTATCCCATTTTCAGATTTATAGATGTTCCTCAAGTGGAAGTAGCCATGATAGACCGACCTGAAGAAAAAGCAGAAGGTGGCGGAGAAGTTTCTATGCCGCCTACAGGAGCAGCGATCGCCAATGCAGTATACCAAGCAAGTGGCAAGCGGGTGAAAAATTTACCAATCACCGCGGAGAAAATCTTGAGCTAA
- a CDS encoding CPBP family intramembrane glutamic endopeptidase: MNLFKTYPNLSRLLLFVVLILIALFLPDFLPLPRGTQEVFPFIGLILVVLANWILYKTEKKNLDELGFNFKGINLKYLPFGLILGIAAVLVGYNLKSFLTGDKIIFHQNINYLDILKNLYWILPTAAVQEFICRSYGYKKLISIYNLRIANLVAVVVFVSMHNIFNIGVFGAIFYAISIVIGHFVFANALLKSGTIFFAIGIHWGSNIANNQLFTEEKLSTSILFLEKVIQEEPTGFNPLGILLYIITLNIGFILLWIFLNRFRK; the protein is encoded by the coding sequence ATGAATTTATTTAAAACCTATCCTAATTTAAGCAGACTGCTTCTGTTTGTGGTTCTAATTCTCATTGCTCTATTTTTACCAGATTTCCTGCCACTACCCCGTGGTACACAAGAAGTTTTTCCATTCATCGGACTAATATTAGTCGTATTGGCTAATTGGATTTTATATAAAACTGAAAAGAAGAATCTTGACGAATTAGGATTCAACTTCAAGGGAATCAATTTAAAATACTTGCCATTTGGGCTAATATTAGGAATAGCAGCTGTGTTAGTTGGATATAACTTAAAAAGTTTTCTGACAGGTGACAAAATAATTTTTCATCAAAATATTAATTACCTGGATATATTAAAAAATCTCTATTGGATTTTACCAACAGCTGCGGTACAGGAATTTATTTGCAGAAGTTATGGATACAAAAAACTGATTTCAATCTACAATTTGAGAATAGCCAACTTAGTTGCTGTTGTGGTTTTTGTATCCATGCACAACATTTTTAACATCGGGGTATTTGGAGCAATATTTTATGCAATTTCAATAGTTATTGGACACTTTGTATTTGCAAATGCTCTTTTAAAATCTGGAACAATTTTTTTTGCTATTGGAATCCATTGGGGTAGTAACATTGCAAATAACCAGTTATTTACTGAAGAAAAATTATCCACTTCAATTCTGTTTCTAGAAAAGGTAATTCAAGAGGAGCCAACTGGATTTAACCCGTTAGGGATTTTACTTTACATCATCACCTTGAATATAGGGTTTATATTGTTGTGGATATTTCTTAATAGATTCAGAAAATGA
- a CDS encoding BamA/TamA family outer membrane protein: MNFYRTALVFFVSLLSLNFVLAQDKPKKEKLTMEVFRDSLDNKLDLSDFLINFHGFIPVAQIVTEPALGGIGVVFSPIFIKPNKNQNLGEFVPPDITAAFGGITGNKTWGVGAMRIASLPKQHLKYRVGAAYGDVNMDFYRDLPMVSERKFGFNFNTTAVFASVLRQIGKTQLFVGLEYLYLRNKVRPDFGLENLPEFATDKSLDNNLSSIGIAMEYDKRDNVFTPNKGLYIVSDFKMNGSWTGSDYEYQNLNIAAFQYLQLAPKWVSGFRLEGRMQFDDAPFYLKPSVSLRGVPMARYQGDQTYLVETEQRYDITDRWSVLGFVGTGKAVTKEISFSEADLVYNYGTGFRYLIARKFGIRTGVDVAWSNNDLGWYIIFGSAWNNRN; encoded by the coding sequence ATGAATTTTTACCGGACTGCACTTGTATTTTTTGTCAGCCTCCTATCCCTCAATTTTGTTTTGGCTCAGGATAAGCCAAAAAAGGAGAAATTGACCATGGAGGTTTTTCGAGATTCATTGGATAACAAGCTTGATCTCAGTGATTTCTTAATCAATTTTCATGGCTTTATTCCTGTGGCACAAATTGTTACAGAGCCTGCATTAGGAGGTATTGGAGTGGTTTTCTCTCCTATATTTATTAAACCCAATAAGAATCAAAATCTGGGTGAATTTGTACCTCCGGATATTACTGCTGCATTTGGTGGGATTACCGGAAATAAAACTTGGGGAGTAGGTGCAATGCGCATAGCTTCCTTACCAAAGCAACATTTAAAATATAGAGTTGGAGCGGCATATGGAGATGTAAACATGGATTTCTATAGGGACTTGCCAATGGTAAGTGAGCGTAAGTTTGGCTTTAATTTTAACACCACTGCTGTTTTTGCTTCGGTACTTCGGCAGATTGGAAAAACCCAATTATTTGTAGGGCTGGAATATCTATACTTGAGAAATAAAGTTCGTCCTGATTTCGGCTTAGAAAACCTTCCAGAATTTGCAACTGATAAATCCCTGGATAATAATCTGAGCAGTATTGGAATAGCGATGGAATATGACAAAAGGGATAATGTCTTTACGCCAAATAAGGGACTCTACATCGTCTCAGATTTTAAGATGAATGGTTCCTGGACAGGTAGTGATTATGAGTATCAAAATCTAAATATCGCAGCATTTCAATACCTTCAATTGGCTCCAAAATGGGTGAGTGGCTTTAGGTTGGAAGGAAGAATGCAATTTGATGATGCACCATTTTACTTGAAGCCTAGTGTTTCCTTGAGGGGAGTGCCTATGGCCCGATATCAAGGGGATCAGACTTACCTTGTAGAAACGGAACAGCGGTATGATATTACTGATCGATGGAGCGTTTTAGGGTTTGTAGGAACGGGTAAAGCTGTTACGAAGGAAATATCCTTTTCAGAAGCTGATTTGGTCTATAATTATGGAACTGGATTCAGGTATTTAATAGCCCGGAAGTTTGGAATTAGAACAGGGGTAGATGTGGCTTGGTCCAACAATGATTTGGGTTGGTATATAATTTTTGGTTCAGCCTGGAACAATAGAAACTAA